A single Gemmatimonadaceae bacterium DNA region contains:
- a CDS encoding HyaD/HybD family hydrogenase maturation endopeptidase: protein MNEPREGDVVVGLGNPIMGDDGIGLAALERLREEWDIPAIVELVDGGTWGMTLLPLIESAQRVLFLDAIRTGRPTGTAVRLFGDEIPRQAALKVSQHQIDLREVLAVAEFRGTLPPEMVAVGLEPATFELGDPMTPAVVDNLDQVVHMAVHQLRAWGHDCRPRQPVEALRA, encoded by the coding sequence ATGAATGAGCCGCGCGAGGGCGATGTCGTCGTCGGGCTGGGCAACCCCATCATGGGCGACGACGGCATCGGCCTGGCCGCGCTCGAACGGTTGCGCGAAGAATGGGACATTCCGGCCATTGTCGAACTGGTGGACGGAGGCACGTGGGGGATGACCCTGCTGCCCCTCATCGAGTCCGCGCAGCGCGTGCTGTTTCTCGACGCGATCCGCACCGGGCGGCCTACCGGCACCGCCGTCAGGTTGTTCGGTGACGAGATCCCCCGGCAGGCGGCCCTCAAGGTTTCCCAGCATCAGATCGACCTGCGCGAGGTCCTGGCCGTGGCCGAGTTCCGGGGCACCCTGCCGCCCGAGATGGTGGCGGTCGGCCTCGAGCCCGCGACCTTCGAGCTCGGCGACCCCATGACGCCGGCCGTCGTCGACAATCTCGACCAGGTGGTGCACATGGCCGTCCACCAACTGCGTGCCTGGGGGCACGACTGCCGGCCGCGTCAGCCGGTCGAGGCGCTCCGTGCATGA
- the cybH gene encoding Ni/Fe-hydrogenase, b-type cytochrome subunit yields MTPVDPKHARGSPWPSIDERAGAMTREPVIRRGGRTEQWVYLWHWPIRAMHWAAAVSIVVLVVTGFWIGSPYFLTGGASQTFGLQYVRLVHFIAAGVLVATAIVRVYWLFAGDRFERLPALFPVRKRDWVNLWRMIKFYLLIHPERGPRYLGHNPLQQLSYTFTYFMAAILVVTGFTMFGEADPQGIFMHTFGHLAPYFGGFQWVRVLHHVAAWYFPLFIILHVYLAIRADLLERSGAISSIISGGRFVPTDERYADE; encoded by the coding sequence ATGACACCCGTCGATCCCAAACACGCGCGCGGTTCGCCCTGGCCGTCCATCGACGAACGGGCAGGCGCCATGACGCGCGAGCCGGTCATCCGTCGCGGTGGCCGTACGGAACAGTGGGTCTATCTCTGGCACTGGCCCATCCGCGCCATGCACTGGGCGGCGGCCGTGAGCATCGTGGTCCTCGTCGTGACCGGATTCTGGATCGGGAGCCCGTACTTCCTCACCGGCGGCGCGAGCCAGACCTTCGGATTGCAGTACGTGCGACTCGTCCACTTCATCGCCGCCGGCGTGCTCGTGGCCACGGCCATCGTCCGCGTCTACTGGCTGTTCGCCGGCGATCGCTTCGAGCGGCTGCCGGCGCTGTTCCCCGTGCGCAAGCGCGATTGGGTGAATCTGTGGCGGATGATCAAGTTCTACCTGCTCATCCATCCCGAACGCGGGCCGCGCTACCTGGGCCACAATCCGCTGCAGCAGCTGTCATATACGTTCACGTACTTCATGGCGGCCATTCTGGTCGTGACGGGCTTCACGATGTTCGGCGAGGCGGATCCGCAGGGGATCTTCATGCACACCTTCGGCCACCTCGCGCCGTACTTCGGCGGGTTCCAGTGGGTCCGCGTGCTTCACCACGTGGCCGCCTGGTACTTCCCGCTCTTCATCATCCTGCACGTGTACCTGGCCATCCGCGCCGACCTGCTGGAACGGAGCGGGGCCATCTCGTCGATCATCAGCGGCGGCCGGTTCGTTCCCACGGACGAGCGCTACGCCGATGAATGA
- a CDS encoding hydrogenase small subunit, with product MLTPTTHAWSDDEALGGYLGRRGISRRDFIEFCGQMAAVLGLSSLAVPRIAEAMESLQRPTVIWLQLQECTGCVESVIRSSDPTIGDLVLDVISLDFMDTLMAASGTAAEKALDDSRKKNAGKYVLIVTGSVPTHENGIYTMIGGKTARSLLEETAKDAAAVIAVGACAHWGSVQASHPNPTGAVGVSDIIKDKPVLNIAGCPPIADVITATVVHFLTFGRLPATDSDGRPLFAYGNRIHDQCPRRAHYDAGQFVRTFDDAGAREGWCLYEVGCKGPATFSPCPIFMWNSHTDFPIGAGHPCLGCTERNFWDTMSPFYNRMPNVAGVGVEHTADILGAALAIGAAAGVAAHAAATGIYQIRSRHPHEAADQSTSEPGREDSHGEN from the coding sequence ATGCTCACGCCAACCACGCATGCGTGGTCAGACGATGAGGCGCTGGGCGGATATCTTGGCCGGCGCGGCATCAGCCGTCGCGACTTCATCGAGTTCTGCGGACAGATGGCCGCGGTCCTCGGACTGAGCAGCCTGGCGGTGCCGCGCATCGCCGAGGCCATGGAGTCGCTCCAACGGCCCACCGTCATCTGGCTGCAACTGCAGGAATGCACGGGATGCGTCGAGAGCGTCATTCGCTCGTCGGACCCGACGATCGGCGACTTGGTGCTCGACGTCATCTCGCTCGATTTTATGGATACGCTCATGGCCGCCTCGGGCACCGCCGCCGAGAAAGCGTTGGACGATTCCCGCAAGAAGAACGCCGGCAAGTACGTGCTCATCGTCACCGGGTCGGTGCCCACACACGAGAACGGCATCTACACGATGATCGGCGGGAAGACCGCGCGTTCGCTGCTCGAGGAGACTGCTAAGGATGCGGCGGCGGTGATCGCCGTCGGCGCCTGCGCCCACTGGGGCAGTGTCCAGGCGTCGCATCCCAACCCCACGGGGGCGGTCGGGGTCTCGGACATCATCAAGGACAAGCCGGTGCTCAACATCGCCGGGTGCCCGCCGATCGCCGACGTCATCACGGCGACCGTGGTGCACTTCCTCACCTTCGGGCGGCTGCCCGCCACCGACTCCGACGGGCGTCCGCTGTTCGCGTACGGCAATCGGATCCACGACCAGTGCCCGCGCCGCGCCCACTACGACGCCGGCCAGTTCGTGCGGACGTTCGACGACGCCGGCGCGCGCGAGGGCTGGTGCTTGTACGAGGTGGGGTGCAAGGGACCGGCGACCTTCTCGCCGTGCCCGATCTTCATGTGGAACTCGCACACCGACTTCCCGATCGGCGCCGGCCATCCCTGCCTCGGCTGCACGGAGCGGAACTTCTGGGACACGATGTCGCCGTTCTATAATCGCATGCCGAACGTCGCCGGAGTCGGCGTGGAACACACCGCCGACATCCTCGGCGCTGCCCTTGCCATAGGCGCGGCCGCGGGCGTTGCCGCGCACGCCGCGGCGACGGGCATCTATCAGATCCGTTCGCGGCATCCTCATGAGGCGGCCGACCAGTCAACGAGCGAACCCGGCCGGGAGGACAGCCATGGCGAGAACTAA
- the hypF gene encoding carbamoyltransferase HypF, translated as MNPTVDNLEAESASGSHPAALRLRVAGVVQGVGFRPFVHRLAVRHALRGWVRNTTGDVEIAVVGESLELERFVAALRVEAPPLARIDRLEREPADGEDFGSFRIVESEVDGMAGQWVAPDVATCPDCETELFDSTNRRYRYPFITCTNCGPRYTVIEQMPYDRERTAMRPFPQCPACHREYTGIGDRRYHSETNSCPACGPRLTFLHGTGGEQVGVDPIAAAAACLSEGGIVAVRGLGGFHLAVDATDETAVQRLRRGKNRDGKPLAVMVRSLRAARRLAVVSDAEAQWLERPSRPIVVLERRADAGVAPSVCGALSTIGVMLPYTPVHLLLLDAVRRPLVMTSGNHSGQPLAASLDEARRDLGDVAEAYLTHDRDIVARIDDSVVRVAPDAALGAAVASGGGATILMRRARGFAPLPVALPVATPMPLVAVGPHLKNTFAIAAGRDVYVSPHVGDLETLETADHWRATYDSFRRLFRVEPAVAVRDLHPQYLSTRLAEELGLARIEVVQHHHAHIAAVAGEHGVRDPVIGVAFDGTGYGDDGHTWGAEILLADLTNYRRVGQLRYAPLPGGDVAARSPWRVALGYLSLEPGLSDAFALAFEDVDPRAVETVRRQVAHGVNSPLASSMGRLFDAAAAVLGVCRESRFEGEAAMLLEARAGRHRGLVLAYPAARGENERLVFDPVPLLAELGERAVRGEDPGPLAASFHETVAEGTARAVAAIAEREGVQRVVLGGGVFQNARLLASLSHRLARGGLLVFAPQVLPPNDGGVSYGQAVVAAARLARV; from the coding sequence ATGAACCCGACGGTCGACAATCTCGAGGCGGAGTCGGCGTCCGGATCTCATCCGGCCGCGCTCCGCCTCCGCGTTGCAGGCGTGGTGCAGGGCGTCGGGTTCCGGCCGTTCGTCCACCGGCTGGCGGTGCGGCATGCGCTCCGCGGATGGGTGCGCAACACCACCGGCGATGTCGAGATCGCCGTGGTGGGTGAATCGCTGGAACTCGAACGGTTCGTCGCCGCCCTGCGCGTCGAGGCACCTCCGCTCGCCCGCATCGACCGCCTTGAACGCGAGCCGGCGGACGGGGAAGACTTCGGCTCGTTCCGCATCGTGGAGAGCGAGGTCGACGGCATGGCGGGGCAGTGGGTCGCGCCCGACGTCGCCACCTGTCCGGATTGCGAAACCGAGCTGTTCGATTCCACGAACCGGCGCTATCGGTACCCGTTCATCACCTGTACCAACTGCGGCCCGCGCTATACGGTCATCGAACAGATGCCCTACGATCGCGAGCGCACCGCGATGCGCCCCTTTCCCCAATGCCCGGCCTGCCACCGCGAATACACTGGCATCGGCGATCGGCGCTACCACTCGGAAACGAACAGTTGTCCGGCATGCGGTCCGCGCCTCACGTTCCTTCACGGCACGGGCGGCGAGCAGGTGGGCGTCGATCCGATCGCCGCTGCGGCGGCCTGCCTGAGCGAGGGTGGCATCGTGGCAGTGCGCGGACTCGGCGGTTTCCATCTGGCGGTCGACGCGACTGACGAAACGGCGGTGCAGCGGCTGCGGCGCGGTAAGAACCGCGACGGCAAACCGCTGGCCGTGATGGTGCGTTCGCTGCGGGCGGCCCGGCGTCTGGCGGTCGTCTCCGATGCGGAAGCCCAGTGGCTCGAGCGGCCGAGCCGTCCCATCGTGGTACTCGAGCGGCGCGCGGACGCGGGTGTGGCCCCGTCGGTGTGCGGTGCACTGAGCACGATCGGCGTGATGTTGCCCTACACCCCGGTCCACTTGTTGCTCCTCGATGCCGTCCGGCGCCCATTGGTCATGACGAGCGGCAACCACAGCGGGCAGCCGCTGGCGGCATCGCTGGACGAAGCGCGCCGGGACCTCGGCGACGTGGCGGAGGCGTACCTCACGCACGATCGCGACATCGTCGCGCGGATCGACGATTCGGTCGTGCGCGTGGCGCCCGATGCCGCACTCGGCGCCGCGGTGGCGAGCGGTGGCGGCGCCACCATCCTGATGCGTCGCGCCCGTGGGTTCGCCCCCCTTCCGGTGGCGCTTCCCGTGGCCACGCCAATGCCGCTCGTCGCCGTGGGGCCGCATCTCAAGAACACCTTCGCCATCGCCGCCGGGCGCGACGTCTATGTGAGTCCGCACGTGGGTGATCTCGAGACGCTGGAGACCGCCGATCACTGGCGCGCCACCTACGATTCCTTCCGCCGGCTGTTTCGCGTGGAGCCGGCCGTGGCGGTGCGCGATCTTCACCCTCAGTACCTGTCCACGCGGCTTGCCGAGGAGCTGGGGCTCGCGCGCATCGAGGTCGTGCAGCATCACCACGCGCACATCGCCGCCGTGGCCGGGGAGCATGGGGTACGCGATCCGGTGATCGGCGTGGCGTTCGACGGCACGGGCTACGGCGATGACGGGCACACGTGGGGCGCCGAGATCCTGCTCGCCGATCTCACGAACTACCGGCGTGTGGGGCAACTTCGCTATGCGCCGCTGCCGGGGGGCGACGTCGCGGCCCGTTCGCCCTGGCGTGTGGCGCTCGGGTATCTGTCCCTCGAGCCCGGCCTAAGCGACGCCTTCGCGCTGGCGTTCGAGGACGTCGACCCTCGCGCCGTCGAGACCGTGCGCCGCCAGGTGGCCCACGGCGTGAATTCACCCCTTGCGTCGTCGATGGGCCGGCTGTTCGACGCCGCGGCCGCCGTGCTCGGCGTTTGCCGCGAGTCGCGCTTCGAGGGCGAGGCGGCGATGCTGCTCGAAGCCCGGGCCGGACGCCACCGCGGCTTGGTGCTCGCGTACCCGGCGGCGCGAGGCGAAAATGAGCGTCTGGTATTCGACCCCGTACCGCTGCTCGCCGAGTTGGGCGAGCGGGCGGTGCGCGGCGAGGATCCCGGGCCGTTGGCCGCGTCCTTCCATGAGACCGTGGCCGAGGGGACGGCTCGGGCAGTGGCGGCGATCGCCGAGCGCGAGGGCGTGCAACGGGTCGTGCTCGGGGGAGGGGTGTTTCAGAATGCACGCCTGCTCGCGTCGCTCTCGCACCGACTGGCACGGGGCGGGCTGCTGGTCTTCGCGCCCCAGGTTCTGCCGCCCAACGACGGCGGGGTGAGCTACGGCCAGGCCGTCGTGGCGGCGGCTCGCCTGGCGCGGGTTTGA
- the hypB gene encoding hydrogenase nickel incorporation protein HypB: protein MAIRTIDVRERVMERNDGIARDVRQRLDEAGVVALNLVSSPGSGKTLLLERTLDALGDDLNMAVITGDVQTQNDAERLARHTNRLVQAVVTGGACHLDARQIDRGLEAVDLDDTDVLFIENVGNLVCPASWYLGEDAKVVLFSVTEGEDKPLKYPKMFREARYAVLTKMDLLPYVPFDIDRAVSFAREVNPDLQFFFTSSTTGSGLDEWFDFIRDLAGRRAERPARSAP, encoded by the coding sequence ATGGCAATTAGAACGATCGACGTTCGGGAGCGCGTCATGGAACGCAATGACGGCATCGCCCGAGATGTCCGGCAGCGTCTCGACGAGGCCGGCGTCGTCGCGCTCAACCTCGTGTCGTCGCCCGGCTCCGGCAAGACGCTCCTGCTCGAGCGCACGCTCGACGCGCTCGGCGACGACCTCAACATGGCCGTGATCACCGGCGACGTGCAGACGCAGAACGATGCCGAACGCCTGGCGCGGCACACCAACCGCCTCGTCCAGGCCGTGGTCACCGGCGGGGCGTGCCACCTCGACGCCAGGCAGATCGACAGAGGACTGGAAGCGGTGGACCTCGACGACACCGACGTGCTGTTCATCGAGAACGTCGGCAACCTCGTATGTCCCGCGTCGTGGTATCTGGGTGAGGATGCCAAGGTCGTGCTGTTCTCGGTCACCGAAGGCGAGGACAAACCGCTCAAGTATCCCAAGATGTTCCGCGAAGCGCGCTACGCCGTACTCACCAAGATGGATCTGCTCCCCTACGTGCCGTTCGATATCGATCGGGCGGTGTCGTTCGCGCGCGAGGTGAACCCCGACCTCCAGTTCTTCTTCACGTCGTCCACCACCGGCAGTGGTCTGGACGAGTGGTTCGACTTCATTCGGGATCTCGCCGGCCGGCGGGCTGAACGACCTGCGCGGAGCGCGCCGTGA
- a CDS encoding cytochrome c3 family protein, which produces MRSSKGPVLARLAAVVIGAVAASSCTSEKIVYRSEPSFTAPPAAAANFVGYSDTLTKQTVCGNCHVDQQTKWETTKHANAWADLQASGHAGASCVPCHTVSANGNAVTDTLVGYVATKDARYEDVQCENCHGPGLAHVSAPALSNRPLASIAVDTGTAFGNGCGECHTGVHEPFVDEWRQSRHAVSVETPTKGNATCQPCHTAQGALAAWNVNTNYVEASQLASNPQPIVCATCHDPHGSSNPAQLRWPINVADVTQNLCMKCHQRNATADPTNTRGPHSPEGETLLGTAGWWPPGTDLTDTIVATHGSSANPELCVTCHVSSFAVNNPATGSLVFQATGHLFVAIPCLDANGLPTTASCDVSQRTFGACTASGCHGSESVARSAMTAASSRLALLDSALNSQLVKIPASEFAASSVLTTAKGAKFNLQLAEEPGAVVHNPFLMEALLTASIKQVQLTYGIPPTISVNLANILPATAKSDQ; this is translated from the coding sequence ATGAGAAGTTCCAAGGGTCCGGTTCTGGCGCGGCTTGCCGCGGTGGTGATCGGCGCGGTCGCCGCCTCGTCGTGTACCAGCGAAAAGATCGTTTACCGGAGCGAGCCGAGCTTCACCGCGCCCCCTGCGGCTGCTGCGAATTTCGTCGGGTACTCGGACACGCTCACCAAACAGACGGTGTGCGGCAACTGTCACGTTGATCAGCAGACGAAATGGGAGACCACCAAGCACGCGAATGCCTGGGCGGATCTCCAGGCGAGCGGGCATGCCGGCGCCTCGTGTGTCCCCTGCCACACCGTCAGCGCGAACGGCAATGCGGTTACCGACACGCTGGTCGGCTATGTGGCCACCAAGGACGCGCGGTACGAAGATGTGCAGTGCGAGAACTGCCATGGGCCTGGGCTGGCGCACGTTTCGGCGCCCGCCCTGAGCAACCGGCCGCTGGCCTCGATTGCGGTCGACACCGGCACCGCGTTCGGCAATGGCTGCGGCGAATGCCACACCGGCGTTCACGAGCCGTTCGTCGATGAATGGCGGCAGTCGCGGCACGCCGTCAGCGTCGAAACGCCCACGAAGGGGAACGCCACCTGCCAGCCGTGCCACACGGCGCAGGGCGCGCTCGCGGCGTGGAACGTCAACACCAATTACGTCGAAGCGAGCCAACTCGCCAGCAACCCGCAGCCGATCGTGTGCGCCACGTGTCATGACCCGCACGGCAGCAGCAACCCGGCCCAGTTGCGGTGGCCGATCAACGTTGCAGATGTCACGCAGAACCTCTGCATGAAGTGCCATCAGCGGAACGCGACGGCCGATCCGACCAACACGCGCGGTCCGCACTCGCCCGAAGGCGAAACGCTGCTCGGCACCGCCGGGTGGTGGCCCCCGGGCACGGACCTGACCGATACGATCGTCGCGACCCACGGCTCGTCTGCGAACCCGGAACTGTGCGTCACCTGCCACGTATCCAGCTTCGCCGTGAACAATCCGGCCACCGGCAGCTTGGTGTTCCAGGCCACCGGACACCTGTTCGTCGCCATCCCGTGTCTCGACGCGAACGGGCTCCCGACTACGGCCAGCTGCGACGTCTCGCAGCGCACGTTCGGTGCGTGCACGGCCAGCGGCTGCCACGGCAGCGAATCGGTCGCACGGTCGGCGATGACGGCGGCTTCGTCGCGGCTGGCGCTGCTCGACTCGGCGCTCAACAGCCAGCTGGTCAAGATTCCGGCCAGCGAATTCGCGGCGAGCAGCGTCCTCACCACGGCCAAGGGAGCCAAGTTCAACCTCCAACTGGCCGAAGAGCCGGGCGCGGTGGTCCATAATCCTTTCCTCATGGAAGCGCTGCTCACGGCGAGCATCAAGCAGGTGCAACTCACCTACGGCATTCCGCCTACGATCAGCGTGAACCTGGCGAACATCCTGCCCGCAACGGCCAAGTCAGACCAGTAA
- a CDS encoding multiheme c-type cytochrome: protein MKNFNSPVSRRLAALFIVAVVASACSSEKIAYRSEPRFSAPPAAAANFVGYADSTTKETVCGTCHVDQQAKWVTTKHANAWADLQASGHAGASCVPCHTVGPNGNATSDTLVGYVATKSARYEDVQCESCHGAGLTHVSAPGLSNRPLASIAVDTGTAFGNGCGECHTGTHDPFVDEWMQTADAGHAHVEAHALGNASCTYCHVGQDALAKWGVNTNYVEASQEATNPMTVTCAVCHDPHGGPNTAQLRYPVNVADTAGNLCMRCHQRNGKPVAPASTHAPMAPEGPVLLGFAGWFPPNYTGPDTIVGTHGSSANANLCVTCHMGKMTVNDANGAFVTSYMGHTFAAAPCLDAQGVPTTGTCDVSQRSFDACATSGCHGSPAAARSAMVAVEGRLALLDSALNSQLVQIPAAELKKTTMNTAIGATFNLQLAEKVGSAEHNPFLMETLLTSSIKQVQLDYGIAPKISVNLANILPQMARDNR, encoded by the coding sequence ATGAAAAATTTCAATAGTCCGGTTTCGAGGCGGCTGGCCGCGTTGTTTATCGTCGCGGTGGTCGCCTCCGCTTGTTCCAGCGAGAAGATCGCGTATCGGAGTGAGCCGAGGTTCAGCGCGCCCCCGGCGGCGGCCGCGAACTTCGTCGGGTACGCGGACAGCACCACCAAGGAGACGGTGTGCGGAACGTGTCACGTGGATCAGCAGGCCAAGTGGGTGACGACCAAGCATGCCAACGCCTGGGCGGATCTGCAGGCGAGCGGGCACGCCGGCGCGTCCTGCGTGCCGTGCCACACCGTCGGCCCGAACGGGAACGCGACGAGCGACACCCTGGTGGGCTACGTTGCCACCAAGAGCGCCCGCTATGAGGACGTCCAGTGCGAAAGCTGCCATGGCGCCGGTCTCACGCATGTGTCGGCTCCAGGGCTCAGCAATCGTCCGCTGGCGTCGATTGCCGTCGACACCGGAACGGCGTTTGGCAACGGGTGCGGCGAGTGCCACACCGGCACGCACGATCCGTTCGTCGATGAATGGATGCAGACGGCCGACGCCGGCCATGCGCACGTCGAGGCCCATGCGTTGGGCAACGCGTCGTGCACGTATTGCCATGTCGGGCAGGACGCGCTGGCCAAGTGGGGCGTGAACACCAACTATGTGGAAGCGTCCCAGGAAGCCACGAACCCCATGACGGTGACGTGCGCGGTCTGCCATGACCCGCACGGCGGTCCGAACACCGCACAGCTGCGCTACCCCGTCAACGTGGCCGACACCGCCGGCAACCTCTGCATGCGGTGCCACCAGCGCAACGGTAAACCGGTGGCGCCCGCCAGCACGCACGCGCCGATGGCGCCGGAAGGTCCGGTGCTGCTCGGCTTCGCGGGCTGGTTCCCTCCCAATTACACCGGTCCCGACACCATCGTCGGCACGCACGGCTCATCTGCCAATGCGAACCTCTGCGTGACCTGCCACATGGGCAAGATGACGGTGAACGACGCCAACGGAGCGTTCGTCACGAGCTACATGGGCCACACGTTCGCCGCGGCCCCCTGTCTCGATGCCCAGGGCGTCCCGACCACCGGCACGTGCGACGTCTCCCAGCGATCGTTCGACGCCTGCGCGACCAGCGGCTGCCATGGCAGTCCGGCGGCGGCGCGCTCGGCGATGGTGGCCGTGGAGGGCCGCCTCGCGTTGCTTGATTCGGCGCTCAACAGCCAGCTGGTGCAGATCCCAGCCGCCGAATTGAAGAAGACGACGATGAATACCGCCATCGGCGCGACGTTCAATCTTCAACTGGCCGAAAAGGTCGGGAGCGCCGAGCACAACCCGTTCCTTATGGAAACGCTCCTCACGAGCAGCATCAAGCAGGTCCAGTTGGACTATGGGATCGCGCCCAAGATCAGCGTGAACCTGGCGAACATCCTTCCGCAGATGGCGCGGGACAACCGCTGA
- a CDS encoding nickel-dependent hydrogenase large subunit, giving the protein MARTKVVVDPITRIEGHLRIEAQAENGKIADAWACSTQFRGIEIIMEGRDPRDAWAYTQRICGVCTVVHAVASCRAVEDALDIHIPPNANTIRNLVHGMQFVQDHVIHFYHLHALDWVDVVSALKADPAQTSKIAASISPWPNNSATHFREVQERLKTFVGSGQLGIFANGYWGHPAYKLPPEVNLLAVAHYLEALDWQRDVIRLHTIFGGKNPHPNFLVGGMASAINLEGTATINAAKLSEIKDMITRAQRFVEEVYWPDLVAIAGYYKDWAAIGGGTGNYLAVGEFPDTDIRDVSSLYLPRGIVMNKDLTKVIPYDQNGVTESVYAAWYDYDEGPKAALHPYKGETKPHYTGPQPPWQFLQDETKYTWMKAPRYNGHPMEVGPLARMLVAYAGGHKDVQAIVGDTLKALNVGPAALFSTLGRTAARGMETVLLARRLSVWYDDLVTRIKAGDVTTFAGKNWDPSTWPKTARGYGPLDAPRGALGHWVEIADGKISRYQCVVPTTWNASPRDDKGVVGPYEAALTDNHPLLKPDQPIEILRTVHSFDPCNACGVHVLDVNGDTVTEVRVQ; this is encoded by the coding sequence ATGGCGAGAACTAAAGTTGTCGTTGATCCGATCACGCGCATCGAAGGCCACCTGCGTATCGAGGCCCAGGCCGAGAATGGCAAGATCGCCGACGCGTGGGCGTGCTCCACGCAGTTCCGCGGGATCGAGATCATCATGGAGGGGCGGGATCCCCGTGACGCGTGGGCGTATACCCAGCGCATCTGCGGCGTGTGCACCGTGGTCCACGCCGTGGCGTCGTGCCGCGCCGTGGAGGACGCGCTCGACATCCACATCCCGCCCAATGCGAATACCATTCGCAATCTCGTGCATGGGATGCAGTTCGTTCAGGACCACGTCATTCACTTCTACCACCTGCACGCGCTCGACTGGGTAGACGTGGTGAGCGCACTCAAGGCCGATCCGGCCCAGACGTCGAAGATCGCCGCGTCCATCTCGCCCTGGCCCAACAATTCCGCCACCCACTTCCGCGAAGTGCAGGAACGTCTCAAGACCTTCGTGGGCAGCGGCCAGCTGGGCATCTTCGCCAATGGGTACTGGGGCCACCCGGCGTACAAACTGCCCCCCGAAGTGAACCTGCTCGCCGTGGCACACTATCTCGAGGCGCTCGACTGGCAGCGCGACGTCATTCGCCTGCACACCATCTTCGGCGGCAAGAACCCGCACCCGAACTTCCTCGTCGGCGGCATGGCGAGCGCCATCAATCTCGAGGGCACGGCGACGATCAACGCCGCCAAGCTCAGCGAGATCAAAGACATGATCACGCGCGCCCAACGGTTCGTGGAAGAAGTGTACTGGCCCGACCTCGTGGCCATTGCCGGCTATTACAAGGATTGGGCGGCGATCGGCGGCGGCACGGGCAACTACCTGGCGGTGGGCGAGTTCCCCGACACCGACATCCGCGACGTGAGTTCGCTCTATCTGCCGCGCGGCATCGTGATGAACAAGGACCTCACAAAGGTGATCCCGTACGACCAGAACGGCGTGACCGAGTCGGTCTACGCTGCCTGGTACGACTATGACGAGGGGCCGAAGGCCGCGCTCCATCCGTACAAGGGCGAGACCAAGCCGCACTACACCGGCCCGCAGCCGCCCTGGCAGTTCCTCCAGGACGAGACCAAATACACGTGGATGAAGGCGCCGCGCTACAACGGCCACCCGATGGAGGTCGGCCCGTTGGCCCGCATGCTCGTTGCCTATGCCGGCGGGCACAAGGACGTGCAGGCGATCGTCGGCGACACGCTCAAGGCGCTCAACGTCGGGCCGGCGGCGCTCTTCTCCACGCTCGGACGCACGGCAGCGCGCGGCATGGAAACCGTGTTGCTGGCCCGCCGCCTCAGCGTGTGGTACGACGACCTCGTGACGCGCATCAAAGCGGGTGACGTCACGACCTTCGCCGGCAAGAACTGGGATCCGTCCACCTGGCCGAAGACCGCGCGGGGCTATGGTCCCCTCGATGCACCGCGCGGCGCGCTCGGCCACTGGGTGGAGATCGCGGACGGCAAGATCTCACGGTATCAGTGTGTGGTGCCGACCACGTGGAATGCCTCGCCGCGCGACGACAAGGGCGTCGTGGGCCCGTACGAGGCGGCGCTCACCGACAACCATCCGCTGCTCAAGCCGGACCAGCCGATCGAGATCCTCCGGACGGTCCACTCGTTCGATCCGTGCAACGCCTGTGGCGTCCACGTTCTCGACGTCAACGGCGATACGGTGACGGAGGTGCGCGTGCAATGA
- a CDS encoding HypC/HybG/HupF family hydrogenase formation chaperone: MCLGVPGRVIAVNGQTAQVDFFGVRRETRLDIIDEPVGPGDYILNHVGFAIRRIPADEIQETLALYEVLLREAENDMMAADVRGEIDAGQRPASATSNSSASATRG, from the coding sequence ATGTGCCTCGGCGTACCCGGCCGCGTGATCGCGGTCAACGGACAGACGGCTCAGGTCGATTTCTTCGGCGTACGTCGCGAGACCCGCCTCGACATCATCGACGAGCCGGTCGGGCCGGGCGACTACATCCTGAACCACGTGGGGTTCGCCATCCGACGCATCCCGGCCGACGAGATCCAGGAGACGCTCGCGCTGTACGAGGTGCTGCTGCGCGAAGCCGAGAATGACATGATGGCCGCCGACGTGCGCGGCGAGATCGACGCCGGCCAACGGCCGGCGAGTGCCACCTCCAATTCCAGCGCGAGCGCGACGCGTGGCTAG